One Peptostreptococcus equinus genomic window carries:
- a CDS encoding L-threonylcarbamoyladenylate synthase, which translates to METIIKKIDPNNIDQDIIDEFGKMIADGKTVIFPTETVYGLGANALDEDAASKIYEAKGRPSDNPLLVHVSEIEEINPLVKKIDKKAKLLMDKFWPGPLTIVFEKKDIIPYRTSGGLDTVAIRMPSDEVARRIIKSSKKPIAAPSANLSGRPSPTKAEHIINDMQGRVDGILIGGPCNYGVESTIVDLSGEYPVVLRPGSITLEMLREVLGKVELDPALMRKSDNIKAKAPGMKYKHYSPKADVYMVKGQIEDFARMVNEKNKENVSKGIKTGVLCMSKYKDLFEADVFELGDSYEEVAKNLFDELIELDQKQIDIAYAQIFEEKDVGVAIMNRLKKSAAYRLIEV; encoded by the coding sequence GCTGATGGTAAGACAGTAATCTTCCCCACTGAAACAGTTTATGGGTTAGGAGCTAATGCTTTAGACGAAGATGCTGCATCTAAAATATATGAAGCTAAGGGTAGACCAAGTGACAACCCTCTATTGGTTCATGTGTCAGAAATTGAAGAAATAAATCCATTGGTTAAAAAGATAGACAAAAAAGCTAAATTATTGATGGATAAATTTTGGCCGGGTCCACTAACAATTGTATTTGAAAAGAAAGATATAATACCTTATAGAACCAGTGGTGGTTTGGATACTGTGGCTATTAGAATGCCATCAGATGAAGTTGCTAGAAGAATAATAAAATCATCTAAAAAACCAATAGCAGCACCATCTGCAAATTTATCAGGTAGACCATCTCCTACAAAAGCAGAACACATAATAAATGATATGCAAGGAAGAGTAGATGGCATTCTGATTGGGGGTCCATGCAATTATGGGGTTGAGTCTACAATAGTCGATTTATCAGGAGAGTATCCAGTAGTACTTAGACCGGGATCAATAACATTAGAAATGCTTAGAGAAGTTCTAGGAAAGGTTGAATTAGATCCGGCTCTTATGAGAAAATCTGATAATATAAAGGCAAAGGCGCCAGGTATGAAATATAAACATTATTCTCCTAAAGCGGATGTTTATATGGTTAAAGGTCAAATAGAAGATTTTGCTAGAATGGTAAATGAAAAAAATAAAGAAAATGTATCCAAAGGTATAAAAACGGGTGTTTTATGTATGTCTAAATACAAAGATTTATTTGAAGCAGACGTGTTTGAACTTGGAGATAGCTATGAAGAAGTAGCAAAAAACTTATTTGATGAATTGATAGAATTAGACCAAAAACAAATCGATATTGCATATGCTCAAATTTTTGAAGAAAAAGATGTGGGTGTTGCTATAATGAATAGATTAAAAAAATCAGCAGCTTATAGGCTGATTGAGGTTTAA
- the rpiB gene encoding ribose 5-phosphate isomerase B: MKIALACDHGGINLKTAIKKHLEKLDYEVLDFGVNSSESVDYPDYAAKAAKAVVDKEAECGILVCGTGIGIGIAANKIKGIRCATVGDTFSARMTKAHNNANMIALGERVIGIGLGIDIVDAYLNSSFEGGRHQTRIDKMMALESK, translated from the coding sequence ATGAAAATTGCATTAGCATGCGATCATGGTGGAATCAATTTAAAAACAGCAATTAAAAAACACCTAGAAAAACTAGATTATGAGGTATTAGATTTTGGTGTGAATTCAAGTGAATCTGTTGACTATCCAGATTATGCTGCAAAGGCTGCAAAGGCTGTAGTTGATAAAGAGGCAGAATGTGGGATTTTAGTTTGTGGAACTGGTATAGGTATAGGTATAGCAGCAAATAAAATTAAGGGAATAAGATGTGCAACAGTAGGCGATACTTTTTCAGCAAGAATGACAAAAGCACATAATAATGCTAATATGATTGCACTTGGTGAAAGAGTAATAGGTATAGGATTAGGTATAGATATAGTAGATGCATATCTAAATTCAAGTTTTGAAGGTGGTAGACACCAGACTAGGATAGATAAAATGATGGCCTTAGAGTCAAAATAA